One window of the Nitrospira sp. genome contains the following:
- a CDS encoding deoxyribodipyrimidine photo-lyase, with the protein MRGIVWLRRDLRLHDQPALTAACQECDEVLPLFVFDEPLLRSREFGSACVNFMLGCLQELSASLAGRGLALQWRLGEPVEAVLQSAREWKADVVYWNRDYEPVAIERDRRVQLALAELGIRTRTFKDHVVFEAEEIRGATGDPLQRYSAYRARWWAKWQASKPAPLASPRSKVSTAVSSPSATRPLPSPVELGYDRVVPWIIPGERQARLRLQEFLGESVHTYGDGRNRPGMDGSSRLSPHFRFGTLSVRTAVHEALAALAKGGRVSRADVLIWIDELVWREFFQQVLSAFPRVAKGPFRDVAVPPVRAPGLERDRLFQAWCQGKTGFPIVDAGMRQLHQTGWMHNRVRMIVASFLIKDLRLDWQSGERYFMQQLLDADVAANNGNWQWCAATGTDAMRGYRIFNPALQSKKFDPDGHYIRAYVPELAHVTGKWIHEPHLMTPDEQVRAGCRIGVEYPSPLVDHAQARREYLDLGKHTVTT; encoded by the coding sequence ATGCGCGGCATCGTCTGGCTCAGGCGGGATCTCCGACTGCATGATCAACCGGCGCTGACGGCGGCCTGCCAGGAGTGCGATGAGGTCCTGCCGCTCTTTGTGTTTGATGAGCCGCTGCTCCGGTCCCGTGAGTTCGGTTCCGCCTGCGTCAACTTCATGCTGGGTTGCCTCCAGGAACTGTCGGCATCACTGGCCGGCCGGGGACTCGCGCTGCAGTGGCGATTGGGCGAGCCAGTGGAAGCAGTCCTGCAGTCCGCGCGCGAATGGAAGGCCGACGTCGTCTATTGGAATCGCGACTATGAGCCTGTGGCGATCGAACGTGACCGCCGGGTGCAGCTGGCGCTTGCCGAGCTGGGCATCCGCACCAGGACCTTCAAAGACCATGTGGTCTTTGAGGCGGAGGAGATTCGGGGCGCCACAGGAGACCCGTTGCAACGGTATAGTGCCTATCGTGCTCGCTGGTGGGCCAAGTGGCAGGCTTCGAAACCGGCACCTCTGGCGAGCCCCAGGTCCAAGGTATCGACCGCGGTTTCATCGCCATCCGCCACGCGTCCCCTTCCGTCTCCGGTAGAACTGGGGTACGACCGGGTCGTCCCATGGATCATTCCGGGCGAGCGGCAGGCGCGGTTACGGCTGCAGGAGTTTCTCGGGGAATCGGTCCACACGTATGGTGACGGGAGAAACCGGCCAGGTATGGACGGAAGCTCGCGTCTCTCTCCGCATTTCCGTTTCGGCACATTGTCGGTCCGCACCGCCGTTCATGAGGCCCTGGCTGCTCTCGCGAAAGGCGGACGCGTGTCGAGGGCGGACGTACTCATTTGGATCGACGAACTGGTCTGGAGAGAATTCTTTCAGCAGGTGCTCTCGGCTTTTCCGCGGGTGGCGAAGGGTCCGTTCCGTGACGTAGCCGTTCCCCCGGTCCGCGCACCGGGGCTCGAACGGGACCGGTTGTTTCAGGCCTGGTGTCAGGGGAAGACCGGGTTTCCGATCGTGGATGCGGGCATGCGGCAGTTGCATCAGACGGGCTGGATGCACAATCGGGTGCGGATGATCGTGGCCTCGTTCCTCATCAAAGATCTGCGCCTCGACTGGCAAAGCGGCGAGCGGTATTTCATGCAACAGCTGCTGGACGCCGATGTGGCGGCGAACAATGGAAACTGGCAGTGGTGCGCGGCAACCGGGACGGACGCAATGCGCGGGTATCGCATTTTCAATCCGGCGCTGCAAAGCAAGAAGTTCGATCCGGACGGCCACTACATCCGTGCGTACGTCCCGGAGCTGGCGCACGTGACGGGCAAGTGGATTCATGAGCCGCATCTGATGACGCCCGATGAGCAGGTTCGGGCGGGGTGCCGGATCGGCGTCGAGTATCCCTCGCCTCTTGTGGATCATGCGCAGGCCCGCCGGGAGTATTTGGATCTCGGCAAACACACGGTGACGACATGA
- a CDS encoding DUF523 and DUF1722 domain-containing protein: MTTGPLRLGISRCLLGDEVRFDGGHKRDNFLTDVLGPYVEWVPVCPEVEAGLGTPREAMRLVGDPAHPRLLTIKSGRDHTRALEKMTTGRLAELGNLDLSGYVFKRGSPSCGVERVRVYTEQAMPSHNGVGIFARAFIEHFPLIPVEEEGRLCDAPLRENFIERVFCYRRYQDLLQNGVTRQAVVRFHTIHKYLLLAHSAQHYQFLGRLVGQAEDHRPKELALKYGELFMKALAVKATVRKHVNVLQHILGYFKTQLGASQKAELLGVIRDYHQGLTPLIVPLTLIKHYVHLFDVGYIRDQVYLNPHPKELMLRNHV; the protein is encoded by the coding sequence ATGACGACCGGACCGCTCCGTCTCGGGATCAGCCGCTGTCTCCTCGGAGACGAAGTCCGGTTCGACGGAGGGCATAAGCGCGACAATTTTCTGACCGATGTGCTCGGCCCCTACGTGGAGTGGGTCCCGGTCTGTCCGGAAGTCGAGGCGGGACTGGGGACTCCTCGCGAGGCGATGCGGCTGGTGGGCGATCCGGCGCATCCCCGCCTTCTGACCATCAAGAGTGGCCGAGACCATACGCGGGCGCTGGAAAAGATGACCACGGGCCGCCTCGCGGAACTCGGAAATCTTGATTTATCCGGCTACGTCTTCAAGAGAGGTTCGCCGAGCTGCGGGGTCGAGCGGGTGCGAGTCTATACGGAACAGGCGATGCCGAGCCACAACGGCGTCGGGATATTTGCACGGGCTTTCATCGAGCACTTCCCGCTGATTCCGGTCGAGGAGGAAGGGCGGCTCTGTGATGCGCCGTTGAGAGAGAATTTTATCGAACGAGTGTTTTGCTATCGCCGCTATCAGGATCTGCTTCAGAACGGAGTCACGAGACAGGCGGTGGTGCGATTTCACACGATCCACAAGTATCTCCTGCTGGCCCATAGCGCACAGCACTATCAATTCCTCGGCCGCCTGGTCGGCCAGGCGGAGGATCATCGGCCCAAAGAGCTGGCCCTCAAGTATGGGGAGCTGTTCATGAAGGCGTTAGCCGTGAAGGCGACGGTTCGCAAACATGTCAATGTGCTGCAGCACATTCTGGGCTACTTCAAGACGCAATTGGGGGCCTCGCAAAAAGCAGAGCTGTTGGGGGTGATCCGTGACTACCATCAGGGTCTGACGCCACTGATCGTGCCGCTCACGCTGATCAAGCACTACGTGCATCTCTTCGACGTCGGCTATATCCGAGATCAGGTCTATCTCAATCCGCATCCGAAAGAACTCATGTTGCGTAATCATGTGTAG
- a CDS encoding PDZ domain-containing protein, with protein MRTAYLAGCVMLGLLCSMEVRAAESSATPSPYAHGDEAALPNGVIGVSLQVGAERIGDPAVLYVGMVHPEGPAHQAGLAHGDEIVAVDGTATAGKSYEQVVKMIRGTVGTVVKLGVKGEGGMRELSITRVAGDKLPKGPSGSHGGPSK; from the coding sequence ATGAGAACAGCATATCTGGCCGGATGTGTGATGTTGGGGCTGTTGTGCAGCATGGAGGTGCGCGCGGCGGAAAGCTCGGCGACGCCCTCCCCGTACGCCCATGGAGACGAAGCAGCGCTGCCGAACGGTGTCATCGGGGTCTCGTTGCAGGTCGGGGCTGAGCGGATCGGCGATCCGGCGGTGCTCTATGTCGGTATGGTGCATCCGGAAGGCCCGGCCCACCAGGCGGGTTTGGCGCACGGAGACGAGATTGTGGCGGTGGATGGAACGGCCACGGCGGGCAAAAGCTATGAGCAGGTGGTGAAGATGATACGCGGCACAGTCGGGACCGTGGTCAAGCTGGGCGTGAAGGGCGAGGGAGGCATGCGGGAACTGTCGATTACCCGCGTCGCCGGTGACAAACTTCCGAAGGGCCCGTCCGGATCGCACGGCGGTCCATCGAAATAG
- a CDS encoding DUF4149 domain-containing protein yields the protein MDTLIQFVHALAVAILVGKVVLLSFVAAPILAKNLDREPFGKVVRQLFPAYYGLGMGTAVVGFIAVNGLVAMHSSSARLLIAGGLWILVLVTEAYCRSTLTPQSNAIRDRLKEQESQGAIDPVLQASWQRVHQRSVYLNSSVLLASCALIELIR from the coding sequence ATGGATACCCTCATCCAGTTTGTCCATGCGTTAGCGGTGGCTATTCTGGTCGGCAAAGTGGTGCTCTTGTCCTTCGTGGCGGCGCCTATCCTGGCCAAGAATCTCGACCGGGAACCGTTCGGGAAAGTCGTGCGGCAGTTGTTTCCGGCCTATTACGGGTTGGGGATGGGGACCGCGGTTGTCGGGTTCATCGCGGTGAACGGACTGGTGGCGATGCACTCGAGCAGTGCAAGGTTGCTTATCGCCGGTGGGCTCTGGATCCTGGTGCTGGTGACCGAAGCCTATTGCCGCTCGACGTTGACGCCTCAGAGTAATGCCATACGGGATCGGCTGAAGGAGCAGGAGTCGCAAGGAGCGATCGATCCGGTCCTCCAGGCCTCCTGGCAGCGGGTGCATCAACGGTCTGTCTATTTGAATTCCAGCGTGCTCCTTGCGAGCTGTGCCTTGATCGAGCTGATTCGTTAG